The DNA sequence AGGTGAGACATGAATTACCCCTGTTTCCAGATTGGACTGTCGGCGGAATGCCGCGTCCCTGGGCCGGGGCTTGGCAGCGCTGCGTGAAATCAGCGCTTCATTTCAGGGACATGGGCATGAAAGACCGATGACGGTCCGATGACATCATCGCCCGCCGTCACAGCAGGGCATTCACCTGCTCGACAAAGCGCAGCACCGAAATGGGCTTCGACACATAGGCCTGCGCGCCCGCGCCGCGAATCCGGTCTTCGTCGCCCTTTCCGGCATAGGCGGTCACGGCCATGATCGGGACGGATGCCAAACGCGGATCGCGCTTCAGCGAGACGATCAGGTCGAGGCCGCTGACATGGGGCAGGTGAATGTCGGTGATCACCAGATCCGGGCGGAACTCCAGCGCTTGCGAAACGACGTCGCGCCCATCCCGCAATGGCAGCACTTCATGGCCATGCGCGCGCAGAAGGTCGCAAAAAAGTTTGAGATTGAGTTCGTTGTCCTCGACAACGAGCACGCGCTTTGCCACCAGTCACCCGCGTTAAATGATGCGCATATTAAAAGCGCGCTGATACAATTGCCCCTTGCCGAGAATCAATCATGCGTTCCGACAGCCCCGATAGCAAGCAACTTGGCCCGGCCGATGGCGAAGAAGCCCTGACGCTGGCCCTGATGGCGCTTGCCTGGACCCTGGGCGATGAGCAGCGGGCGGATCGGCTGCTGGCGCTCACTGGACTGGACGCGGACGCGTTGCGCGCTGGCGTGAATAATCCTTCGGTCCTGCGGGCGGTGCTGGATTTTCTGGCCGATCATGAGCCGGATTTGATCGCCTGTGCCGAGGCGCTTGATACCAAGGCAGAGGCGCTGATCGCGGCGCGGCGGGCGCTGGGCCGATGAACCGTCCCCTGATCATCACGGATTGCGACGAGGTGTTGCTGCACATGGTCGTCCCGTTCCGCGAATGGCTGGACGAGCATCATGACGTCCATTTCGATATGCGCGAGCGTGGCTTTGCCGAGGCGCTGCGCCACAAGGACAGCGGCATCCCGCTGGAACGCGAACTGGTCTGGCAGCTGCTGGTGGGCTTTTTCGATACCGAGATGCATCGCCAGATGCCGATCGCCGGGGCGGTCGAAGCGATGGGCAGGCTGTCGCGCATGGCCGATATCGTCGTGCTCACCAATATCGGCGAGCGGCATCATCAGAAGCGTGTGGAGCAGCTGGCGGCGCATGGCCTCGATTTTCCGGTGCATTGGAACCATGGACCCAAGGGCGCGCCGCTGGCCGCGATCGTCGCCGAGCGGCGTCCGTCGGCCGCGCTGTTCATCGACGACCTGGCCGAGCATCATGAATCCGTAACCGAGCATGCGCCGGGCGTGTGGAGACTGCATATGGTGGGCGAACCTGAAATTTCAGCTGACGTCGATGCCGCCCCCTATGCCCACGCCCGGATAGACGACTGGGCAACGGCGGAGAGGTGGATCGCCGATCGGCTTGCCGACGGCCCCGCACCATTAAACATGGATAACCCAGATGGAGTCCCAAATGAGCGTTGAAGCCCGCCTTGCCGAACTTGGCATCACCCTGCCCGAAGCCGCCGCACCGGTGGCCGCCTATGTCGCAGCAGTGGAAGCCAATGGCCTGCTGCATATTTCCGGCCAGATTTCGCTTTCCGAAGGACAGTTGATGACGGGCCGTCTCGGCGAAGACCGCGACCTTGATTATGGCGTCAAGGCGGCGCGGGCATGCGGCCTCAACCTCATTGCACAGATTAAGGCGGCGCTTGGCAGCCTGGACCGGGTTGAGCGGATCGTGAAGCTGGGCGCTTTCATTAGCAGCGCCCCGAGCTTCACCGATCAACCCAAGGTGGCCAATGGCGCGTCGGAACTGATGGTCGAGGTTTTCGGCGAGGCAGGCAAGCACGCCCGCAGCGCGGTGGGCGTGCCGGTGCTGCCGTTGGGCGCCGTGGTTGAGATCGACGCGGTCGTCCTTGTCCGGCCTGCGGCCTGATCTTTCCTTCCTGACCGCCCGCCCCTTCGCCCATCGCGGGCTGCATGGGGCGGGCATCAGTGAAAACGGCATGGCCGCTTTTCGCGCGGCCATTGCGCAAGGCGATGGCATCGAATGCGATGTCCGGCTGAGCCGGGATGGCGTCGCGATGGTCTTTCACGACGCCGCCCTCTCACGAATGATCGGTATCGAGGGGTTGCTGTCGGACCATCGGGCCGAACGCCTTGAGCATATGAGATTGGCGGACGGGGGCGGCATTCCACGGCTGGAGACGCTGTTGCAGGCATGCGGGCAAACGGTCCCGCTGCTGATTGAATTGAAGGTCACGGGCCGCCATGTCGCGCCCCTTTGTGCAGCGGTAGCCCGCGATCTGGCAAAGCATCCGGATGCTCTGGCCGCCATCATGTCTTTCAACCCCGTCGCGATGCGCTGGTTTGCCCGGCACATGCCGCAGACAGTGCGGGGCCTTGTGGTGACGGAGCAGGATGACGCAGGATGGCGGGGCGTTGCACGGCGCGGTCTTGCACTTTGGGCGGCGAAACCCGACTTTATCGCTTGTGATGTTCGTGACCTTCCTTCCCGTTTCGCAGCTCGGGCGCGTGCGCGCGGTCTGGCCGTGCTGACCTGGACGGTGCGCACGAAGGCCGATCATGCTGCGGCCGCCCGCCATGCGGACCAGATCATATTTGAGGTTCCGCGTGACTGAATGCCTGGTGCGGGTCGCTGGCGGGGTTGCGGAACTGCCACGTGATCAGTGGGACGCCTGCGCCGGAACCGCCAACCCGTTCATGAGCTGGGATTTTCTGGCCGCGCTGGAACGATCGGGCAGCGTCGGCCCCGGAACCGGGTGGCAGCCCTTGCCGATGCTGATCGATGGTGCCAACGGACAGATTGCCGCCGCAGCGCCTCTTTACGGCAAGACGCATAGCCAGGGCGAATATGTGTTCGACCATGGCTGGGCCGACGCGTGGGAGCGCGCGGGGGGGCAATATTATCCCAAGATTCAGCTCGCTGCGCCCTTCTCCCCTGTGCCGGGGCCGCGATTGCTGCTGCGCGATGCCGGGCTGGCACCGGCGCTGATCGCGGGGATCGAGACTTTGGTGGAGCGCAACGGCCTGTCGTCCGCGCATGCAACCTTCATCGATCCAGCGCAGGTCCCGCTGTTCGAAGCGGCGGGTTGGCTGATCCGCGAAGACAGCCAGTTCCACTGGATCAATCGCGGCTATCGCGACTTCGACGATTTTCTGAGCAGCCTGTCGAGCGCCAAGCGCAAGAATATCCGCAAGGAACGCGCACGCGCGGTCGAGGGGCTGGAGATCGTTCACCTGACCGGCAGCGACCTCAAGGAAGCGCATTGGGACGCCTTTTGGCATTTTTACCAGGATACCGGATCGCGCAAATGGGGGCGGCCCTATCTGACGCGGGCCTTTTTCTCGATGCTGGGGGAAAATATGGCGGATCGGGTGCTGCTGATGCTGGCGCAGCGTCACGGCAGGCCGATTGCAGGGGCGCTCAACCTGATTGGTGAGGAGGCGCTCTATGGCCGCTATTGGGGTTGCGCCGAGGACGTGCCCAATCTGCATTTCGAGCTATGCTATTATCAGGCGATCGACGTCGCCATCGCGCTGGGGCTGTCCCGCGTCGAGGCCGGAGCCCAAGGGGGACATAAGCTGGCGCGAGGATATGGACCGGAGCCTACTTATTCAGCGCACTTCCTGCCCAACGCTTCGTTCCGCCGGGCCGTCGCTGAATTTCTCGCTGCCGAACGGACTGGCGTGCAACAGGACCGGATCTGGCTTAGCGAACGGGCGCCGTTCCGCAAGCAAGGCTGACGATCAGGCGGCGCGCAGTTGGTTTGCGGCAATCCAGGCGCGCGCCTGACGCTGCGCCTCGGCGATTTCGCGGGCCGTCATTTCTTCGGCGATCTCGGCGCGCATCGCCTGCCCTTCCTCATTGCCACGCAGCGCGGCGAGGTTGAACCATTTATGCGCTTCGATCAGATCGACCGACTTGCCACCCGTTCCGCAGCTATAGGCGACGCCCAGATCGAAACAGGCCTCCGCCGATTCCCAGCCCGCCACTGGCAGGCGGCTTTCCATCAGAAACTGAGCAGTTTTCAGACTGTTTGCCACGACCGAATCCCCCTGTGGATTTCGAGATAATGGTTTTCGACAGGCCGCACGGTGCACCGGCAGGGGATAAAAAATGGTTAACGCTGGTTTGAGGGTTTATGCATCAGCGCCCAAAGGTCTTGGGCGGGACAAGGTTAATGCGGCAGGCCGCGTGATCTTGGGCTGGCATAGCAACCGGATTGATCCCATAGCCGCGCCATGACCAATGCTTCTCCCCCGGTCGCCATCGCACAACCAAAGAAAGACATCGGCTTTCGCGAATTCGTGGTGCTGAGCGCTTGCCTGATGGCGATGAATGCGCTGTCGACCGATCCGATGTTGCCCGCGCTGCCCGCCATGGGGCACGATCTGGGGATCGCCAATGCCAATGACCGGCAGCTCATCATCAGCGTCTATTTCCTGGGATTGGGCGCTGGATCTCTGCTGTTCGGCATCCTGTCCGATCGGTTCGGGCGTAAACCCGTGATGGGCGGCGCATTGGCGATGTTCATCCTGTCCACCATAGGGTGCGCGGTGGCGCACAGCTTTCCCCTGATGCTGCTGGGCCGGGTGTCGGCAGGCTTCTTTGCCGGAGCGAGCCGGGTGATCGCCGTGGGCATCATTCGCGACCGGTTCAAGGGAGACGCCATGGCCAGGGTCATGTCGCTCATCCTCGCCGTATTCATGTTGATACCCGTGATGGCGCCCAGTTTTGGGCAGGCGATCCTGTGGTTCGCGCCATGGCGATGGATATTCTGGATTCTGGCTATTCAGGCGGCGTTTATCCTGATCTGGATGGTCATACGCATGCCCGAGACGCTGAAGCCGGAAAACAGGCTGCGGATGAACCCATCAACAATCTTTCGCACGATGGCGGTGGTACTCACCAATCGCAGTTCGGCAGGATATATGCTGGCGAGCGGCGTGGTGATGAGCGGGCTCATCGGCTTCATCCTGTCGGTGCAGCAGATTTTCTTCGACCTGTTTCATGCCCAGTCATTCTTCCCGATAGCTTTTGCGATCATGGCGGGCAGCATGGGGGTCGGCAGCCTGTTGAACAGCCGCCTCGTATCGCGATTCGGCGCCCGGCGGCTGAGCCAGGGTGCGGTTCTGTCCATGATTGCGACGAGCGCCATCCATCTTGTCGTGATTACATCCGGCCTGGAAAGCATGTTCACCTTCATGTTCTTCCAGTCGGCAACGATGATGGCCGTCGCTTTCACCGCGTCCAATTTCGGCGCGATTTCCATGGAGCCTTTCGCCAAGGGAGCGGGCGCGGCGTCTTCCTTTCAGGCGTTTATGACCACAGCGCTGTCCAGCGCCTTGGGCAGCGTGGTCGGGCGGGCGTTCAACGGGACGACCATCCCTCTGACGATCGGTATGCTGGTCTTCGGGATCGCGGCGCTTCTGATCGTCCTGTTCGCCGAACGCGGGAAGCTGTTCACCCGCCCACATCATGCCGCGTTGCGAGAACCGGAATTCGATCCCGTCCACTGAAAAGAAAGGCGGCGATCACGCCGCCGCCTTCCTCACCCGATCAGGCGTCGCGCCCGCCCGGCGTATGCGCACCGGGCATCGGTGGCACCGGCATCGGCGGGACATCGGCATCCTGCTCATGCGTTTCGACGAGGCCGCGCGCAACATGACTCTTACGATAGCCATATAGGAAATAGAGCAGCAGCCCCACTCCGCCCCAGACCGGAAGCACGAGTTGCGCATCCACGGGCAGGTTGAAGAAGAGGAAGAGGCAACCGAAGGCCGCCATTGGCGCGAAGAACCAGATGGCGGGGGTTCTGAAGGGACGAGGGCGATTGGGATCACGCACGCGCAGCACCAGCACGGCGATCGCCACCATGAAGAAGGCGAAGAGCGTGCCGGAATTGGAAATGTCAGCCAGCTGGCCCACCGGCAGCAGCGCCGCGGCGATGGCGACAAAGACGCCCGTCACCATGGTTACGATGTGCGGCGTCTTGAAACGTGGATGGATGCTGGCAAGCTTTTCCGGCAGCAGCCCGTCGCGCGCCATCACGAAAAAGATGCGGGTCTGACCGAACATCATCATCAGGATGACCGACGGGAGCGCCAGATTGGCCGCAAGACCCAGCGCGTTTCCGACCACGGTCCAGTTGATCGAGCGCAGAACATGGGCGAGCGCTTCATTCGAGCAGACCAGATCCCCCGCATGGGCTGCGGTCGCGCAGGCTTGAGCGAAACCGACCGATCCAGGTGCGACGATCGAACCGTCCAGACCAAGGACCGGCTGGGCGCCAATCGCGCCAATCGCGCCCGCAGCGACCAGCAGATAGAAGACGGTGCAAATCGCCAGGCTGCCGATGAGGCCGATCGGTACATTACGCTGCGGATTCTTGGTCTCCTCCGCTGCGGTCGAAACAGCATCAAAGCCCACATAGGCGAAGAAGATGGAGGCCGCCGCCCCAACAACGCCCATCCCGCTCGTGCCCTGAGGTCCGAACCATCCATTGGGCGTGAAGGGGGAGAAATTGCCCTTGTCCAGCGCGGGCAGTGTCAACGCGATAAAGGCGGTCAGCGCCGCGACCTTGACCGCGACCAGTACCGCGTTGACCCGCGCGCTTTCCGTCGTGCCGATGACGAGCAAGGTGGTCACTGCCAGCGCGACGACGATGGCCGGAATATTGATGACGCCATGCGAAAAATCGGCATGCGGGATGAAACCGTTGAAGCTCCAGGCCGGCCCTGCTGACAGGGCGTGGGGTAGCTCCAGCCCAGTCATGCTTTTCATCAAGCCCATGAAATAGCCGGACCAGCCCACCGAAACGGCACTGGCGGCCACAGCATATTCCAGGATCAGCGCCCAACCCACCATCCAGGCCAGCAATTCGCCCACCACCGCATAGGTATAGGTATAGGCTGAACCCGACACCGGCACCATCGAGGCCAGTTCCGAATAGCAAAGCGCCGCAAAAGCGCAGACTGCCCCGGCGATGACGAAGCTCCACATCATGCCCGGCCCGGCCTTTTGCGCGGCGGCGGCGGTCAGTACGAAAATGCCGGTCCCTATGATGGCACCGACACCCAGAAGCGTGAGCTGTATCGGCCCCAATGTCCGAACGAGCGACTTTTTTTCCGCAGTCGCCAATATGGCGTCCAATGGCTTGATGCGCCCGAAGATCATGCGTGGAGCCCTTTGCCTGTCATCTTGTCCCCGATCCGCCGCGAAGCCGACCCGTTATATCTGCCGCAGAGACTATCGCCTATTATGGCCCGCGCAAGTATGTTGCGCGACTTCGGCACATTTGTCCAAGGGAGCTACTGATGATCGAACTGCTGCGCGCCGCCAGCCTGCACGATGTGCCGCATGGCTTTGCCGGACGTCGTGGCGGTGTATCGGCCGGGGTGCATGCTGGCTTGAACGTGGGCCTGGGTTCCATGGATGAGCGAGAGGCGATCCTGCGCAACCGCGACCTGGCGAGGGATGCGCTGCTGCCCGGCGCGGCATTGGTCACGGTACGGCAGGTTCATTCGCCGGACGTGGTGACCATCACCGGCGCAATAGATGAGGCGGATCGCCCAGCAGCCGATGCCATGGTGACGGATCGCCCCGGCCTTATCCTCGGCATATTGACGGCCGATTGCGTGCCGGTGCTGCTCGCGGACCCCGAAGCCGGGGTGGTGGGCGCGGCGCATGCGGGTTGGAAGGGCGCCATATCGGGAGTGACGGATAGCACGCTGGGGGCGATGGAAAAACTGGGCGCCCGGCGTGAGCGAATTAGCGCCGCGATCGGCCCCTGTATCAGTCGCGCTTCTTATGAGGTCACGGTCGATTTCGCCCGCAATTTCGAGGAAGAGGATGTGGAAAATGGCCGCTTCTTCTCCGCAGGGCGCGAAGGTCATTGCCAGTTCGACATTGCGGCCTATGTCGCGGCGCGTCTGGCTCAGGCGGGGATCGGCCGGGTGGAGATGATGGATGAGGACACCTATTGCCAGCCCGATCGTTTCTTCAGCTATCGCCGTTCGTGTCATCTGGGGGAGCCAAGTTATGGACGGCAGATTTCCATGATTGCCGTCGGCTGATGCAGCAGCCTGCGTCGGCTGGTCAGCCAGGTGGCAGTCCCGGATCGATCCCCGTCAGCTCAATCGAAAGATCCCAAAGCCGCCGGGCATCCTCAGTGCCGCTGGCGCGCTTGTCGATCAGCGCAGGTCCTGACTCGCCGCGCATTTCCCATCCCCCCTGGGGTCCGAAATAATCGCCACCCTTTGCATTCGGATCGGTAGCAGCCTGAAGAGTCGGCCACGCTGCCGCCGCCACCGGATTGAAAAGAGGCCGCACAACAGGCAGCAACGGTTTTGTCCATCGGGGAAGATGGCGCATGAGTTCGGTCAGGGAAACACCGGGATGGCAGCCGATGGCGCTCACCGGAGATGCCGCAGCCCGTAGCCTTCGGTCGAGTTCAAGGGCGAACAGCAGGTTGGCCAGCTTGCTTTGGGCATAATAGACGTTGGGACGGTAGCTTTTCTCGGCGTTCCAATCGTCCCACAGCATGCGCCCCTGACGATGTGCCAGGCTGGACGTAACGACCACCCGCGAACCGGCGGTTTCGGCGAGCTTCGGCAATAAAAGCGCCGTCAGCGCGAAGGTCCCCAAATGGTTCACGCCAAATTGAAGCTCGAACCCTTGGGCTGTACGGATAAGGGGCGGTATCATCACGCCCGCATTGTTGATCAGGACGTCGAGCCTGGGTTCGCTGGCAACCCTTTCGGCTGCGGTTCGGACGCTTTCCAGATCTGCCTGATCGAGTAGGATGAGATCAAGTTTCGCGCCGGGAGTTGCGGCCGCAATCTGCGCCATTGCATCGGCGCCTCTAGCTGCGTCGCGACAGCCGAGCAGCACCTGCGCGCCTTTTGCTGCCAGAAGCTTGGCGGTCTCGAAGCCGATACCGGTGTTAGCGCCGGTGACCAGGATCGTGCGGCCGTGCTGATCCGGCACCTGCTCATTGGTGAACCCCATTCCAGTCTCCCCTCCTCCGCACCTTATCGATCCTTGGTCACCAATTGTGGATGAGAAGACAAGGCTGATCGACTTGGCGAATGGCATGGAGAGCTGGAGGAGGAGAAGTGCAAGTTGAACAAGGTGCTGGCAGAATCGGTGCTGGACGTCTCGACATTGCTCGAGATGTTCGGAAAAAATTCTGTCGCCCTTGGGCTCACGCGCCATATAAACGACGAAACCCCCGGCGTATTTCACGCTGGAGGCTTTCGTTTGGGGACCGTTGGTTGCGGGAGTAGGATTTGAACCTACGACCTTCAGGTTATGAGCCTGACGAGCTACCGGGCTGCTCCATCCCGCGTCACCAAAGGCAAAAGGGCGGCTTTATGGGCCGCCCTTTTGTAAAACATGTGATGGGTTTTTATTTCAAAGCGCAAGCTTCAATGCCTGGCGACGCCCTACTCTTCCGGGGCTTGAGCCACAGTACCATCGGCGCAGACTGGTTTCACGGCCGAGTTCGGGATGGGATCGGGTGGGTCACAGACGCTATGGTCACCAAGCAATGAAGCTTGCGCTTTGGGTTATAATCGATGCCGTGCACGGTAAGTGTATTTCAGTTGTTATCTGGCTTGAGGTGATCACCACGCTCAATGGCTGACGCTGTTTCCAGCATTGTCATTGATGGTGGGACTCTACGATCCTACAAAAGTATTACTTTTGCAGGGACCGTTTAAGCGCGATCAGAGCAATTAGGACCGGTTAGCTCCATATGTTACCACACTTCTACATCCGGCCTATCAAGGTCGTGGTCTACGACCGCTCGAAGAAATCTTATCTTGAGGGAGGCTTCCCGCTTAGATGCTTTCAGCGGTTATCCCGTCCATACATAGCTACCCTGCTGCGCCGTTGGCACGACGACAGGTACACCAGAGGTATGTTCAACCCGGTCCTCTCGTACTAGGGTCAACTCCTCTCAAATTTCGACGCCCACGGCAGATAGGGACCAAACTGTCTCGCGACGTTCTGAACCCAGCTCACGTACCACTTTAATTGGCGAACAGCCAAACCCTTGGGACCTGCTCCAGCCCCAGGATGTGATGAGCCGACATCGAGGTGCCAAACGATTCCGTCGATATGAGCTCTTGGGAATCATCAGCCTGTTATCCCCGGCGTACCTTTTATCCGTTGAGCGATGGCCCTTCCACGAGGGACCACCGGATCACTATGACCGACTTTCGTCTCTGCTCGACTTGTCAGTCTCGCAGTCAGGCGGGCTTATGCCATTGCACTCTAACAGACGGTTTCCAACCGTCCTGAGCCCACCATCGCGCGCCTCCGTTACTCTTTAGGAGGCGACCGCCCCAGTCAAACTACCCGCCACAGAGGGTCCCTGCACCGGATAACGGTGCGAGGTTAGACATCAGAAAACAACAGGGTGGTATTTCACCTATGGCTCCACGACAACTGGCGTCATCGCTTCAAAGCCTCCCACCTATGCTACACAGTTCTTTCCTAATGCCACTCTGAAGCTGCAGTAAAGGTGCACGGGGTCTTTCCGTCTAACCGCGGGTACTCCGCATCTTCACGGAGAATTCAATTTCGCTGAGCATATCCTGGAGACAGTGGGGAAGTCGTTACGCCATTCGTGCAGGTCGGAACTTACCCGACAAGGAATTTCGCTACCTTAGGACCGTTATAGTTACGGCCGCCGTTTACCTGGGCTTCAATTCAGAGCTTGCACTCCTCCTCTTAACCTTCAGGCACCGGGCAGGCGTCAGGCCCTATACGTCGTCTTGAAGCCGACTTAGCAGAGCCCTGTGTTTTTGCTAAACAGTCGCTACCCCCTGGCCTGTGCCCCCCACAAAAAGTTGCCTTAATGTGGGGCCTCCTTCTTCCGAAGGTACGGAGGCAATTTGCCGAGTTCCTTCAGGATACTTCTCTCAAACGCCTTGGTATACTCTACCATTCCACCTGTGTCGGTTTAGGGTACGGTCTATACGGAGGGGCTATTTCCTGGGACAACTTCACTGCCCGGACCAATCCAATAAGGCCGAACAATTTACGCCATCCGTCACACACCTCCAGGCCCACGAATATTAACGTGGTTCCCATCGACTACCCCCTTCGGGCTCGTCTTAGGGGCCGGCTTACCCTGCTCAGATTAGCTTTAAGCAGGAACCCTTGGAATTTCGGCGACAGTGCATCTCACACTGTTAATCGCTACTCATGTCTGCATTCGCACTTCCGATACCTCCACGACCCATTACCAGATCGCTTCAACGGCCTACGGAACGCTCCGCTACCGCGTGATCCAAAGGATCACACCCTAAGCTTCGGTGCACGTCTTGAGCCCCGTTACATCTTCGCCGCAGAACCTCTTATTTAGACCAGTGAGCTGTTACGCTTTCTTTAAAGGATGGCTGCTTCTAAGCCAACCTCCTGGTTGTTTTGGAAGTTCCACATGCTTTCCCACTTAGACGTGACTTGGGGACCTTAGCTGTAGGTTAGGGCTGTTTCCCTTTTGACGACGGACCTTAGCACCCGCCGTCTGTCTGCCGGACTAGACTCGTTGGTATTCGGAGTTTGGTTAGTATTGGTAGATCTCGCGACCCCCGCAACCATCCAGTGCTCTACCCCCAACGGCAATCATCCGACGCTCTACCTCAATAGATTTCGCGGAGAACCAGCTATTTCCCGGCTTGATTGGCCTTTCACCCCTAAGCACAACTCATCCGATAATTTTTCAACATTAAACGGTTCGGTCCTCCAGTGCGTGTTACCGCACCTTCAACCTGGTCATGCATAGATCGCCGGGTTTCGGGTCTAATGCATCGAACTCATTCGCCCTATTCAGACTCGCTTTCGCTGCGCCTACACCTAACGGCTTAAGCTTGCTCGATACACTAAGTCACAGACCCATTATGCAAGAGGTACGCGGTCAGGTCTCAAGGACCCTCCCACTGCTTGTAGGCATCCGGTTTCAGGTACTGTTTCACTCCCCTCATCGGGGTGCTTTTCACCTTTCCCTCACGGTACTGGTTCGCTATCGGTCATGTACGAGTATTTAGGCTTGGAGGGTGGTCCCCCCATGTTCAGACAGGGTTTCACGTGCCCCGCCCTACTCAAGTCCTGTTGTTTCGCTTTCGCATACGGGACTGTCACCCGCTATGGTCAAACTTTCCAGAATGTTCTGCTAACTAAACAACAGGCACTGGCCTGGTCCGCGTTCGCTCGCCACTACTAACGGAATCTCGGTTGATGTCTTTTCCTCCGGGTACTGAGATGTTTCAGTTCCCCGGGTTCGCTTCACCAAAGCCTATTTTATTCAGCTTAGTGATACCTCAACCATTTAACCGCCAACCTGATTGCTCAGACCAGAGATTAAATGGTGAAGGTGGGTTGTCCCATTCGGAAATCGCGG is a window from the Sphingobium sp. Cam5-1 genome containing:
- a CDS encoding multidrug effflux MFS transporter, with amino-acid sequence MTNASPPVAIAQPKKDIGFREFVVLSACLMAMNALSTDPMLPALPAMGHDLGIANANDRQLIISVYFLGLGAGSLLFGILSDRFGRKPVMGGALAMFILSTIGCAVAHSFPLMLLGRVSAGFFAGASRVIAVGIIRDRFKGDAMARVMSLILAVFMLIPVMAPSFGQAILWFAPWRWIFWILAIQAAFILIWMVIRMPETLKPENRLRMNPSTIFRTMAVVLTNRSSAGYMLASGVVMSGLIGFILSVQQIFFDLFHAQSFFPIAFAIMAGSMGVGSLLNSRLVSRFGARRLSQGAVLSMIATSAIHLVVITSGLESMFTFMFFQSATMMAVAFTASNFGAISMEPFAKGAGAASSFQAFMTTALSSALGSVVGRAFNGTTIPLTIGMLVFGIAALLIVLFAERGKLFTRPHHAALREPEFDPVH
- the pgeF gene encoding peptidoglycan editing factor PgeF, which translates into the protein MIELLRAASLHDVPHGFAGRRGGVSAGVHAGLNVGLGSMDEREAILRNRDLARDALLPGAALVTVRQVHSPDVVTITGAIDEADRPAADAMVTDRPGLILGILTADCVPVLLADPEAGVVGAAHAGWKGAISGVTDSTLGAMEKLGARRERISAAIGPCISRASYEVTVDFARNFEEEDVENGRFFSAGREGHCQFDIAAYVAARLAQAGIGRVEMMDEDTYCQPDRFFSYRRSCHLGEPSYGRQISMIAVG
- a CDS encoding DUF3572 family protein, giving the protein MRSDSPDSKQLGPADGEEALTLALMALAWTLGDEQRADRLLALTGLDADALRAGVNNPSVLRAVLDFLADHEPDLIACAEALDTKAEALIAARRALGR
- a CDS encoding RidA family protein is translated as MSVEARLAELGITLPEAAAPVAAYVAAVEANGLLHISGQISLSEGQLMTGRLGEDRDLDYGVKAARACGLNLIAQIKAALGSLDRVERIVKLGAFISSAPSFTDQPKVANGASELMVEVFGEAGKHARSAVGVPVLPLGAVVEIDAVVLVRPAA
- a CDS encoding oxidoreductase, which codes for MGFTNEQVPDQHGRTILVTGANTGIGFETAKLLAAKGAQVLLGCRDAARGADAMAQIAAATPGAKLDLILLDQADLESVRTAAERVASEPRLDVLINNAGVMIPPLIRTAQGFELQFGVNHLGTFALTALLLPKLAETAGSRVVVTSSLAHRQGRMLWDDWNAEKSYRPNVYYAQSKLANLLFALELDRRLRAAASPVSAIGCHPGVSLTELMRHLPRWTKPLLPVVRPLFNPVAAAAWPTLQAATDPNAKGGDYFGPQGGWEMRGESGPALIDKRASGTEDARRLWDLSIELTGIDPGLPPG
- a CDS encoding response regulator encodes the protein MAKRVLVVEDNELNLKLFCDLLRAHGHEVLPLRDGRDVVSQALEFRPDLVITDIHLPHVSGLDLIVSLKRDPRLASVPIMAVTAYAGKGDEDRIRGAGAQAYVSKPISVLRFVEQVNALL
- a CDS encoding SEL1-like repeat protein, producing the protein MANSLKTAQFLMESRLPVAGWESAEACFDLGVAYSCGTGGKSVDLIEAHKWFNLAALRGNEEGQAMRAEIAEEMTAREIAEAQRQARAWIAANQLRAA
- a CDS encoding HAD family hydrolase → MNRPLIITDCDEVLLHMVVPFREWLDEHHDVHFDMRERGFAEALRHKDSGIPLERELVWQLLVGFFDTEMHRQMPIAGAVEAMGRLSRMADIVVLTNIGERHHQKRVEQLAAHGLDFPVHWNHGPKGAPLAAIVAERRPSAALFIDDLAEHHESVTEHAPGVWRLHMVGEPEISADVDAAPYAHARIDDWATAERWIADRLADGPAPLNMDNPDGVPNER
- a CDS encoding GNAT family N-acetyltransferase; amino-acid sequence: MRTRSYLRFRVTECLVRVAGGVAELPRDQWDACAGTANPFMSWDFLAALERSGSVGPGTGWQPLPMLIDGANGQIAAAAPLYGKTHSQGEYVFDHGWADAWERAGGQYYPKIQLAAPFSPVPGPRLLLRDAGLAPALIAGIETLVERNGLSSAHATFIDPAQVPLFEAAGWLIREDSQFHWINRGYRDFDDFLSSLSSAKRKNIRKERARAVEGLEIVHLTGSDLKEAHWDAFWHFYQDTGSRKWGRPYLTRAFFSMLGENMADRVLLMLAQRHGRPIAGALNLIGEEALYGRYWGCAEDVPNLHFELCYYQAIDVAIALGLSRVEAGAQGGHKLARGYGPEPTYSAHFLPNASFRRAVAEFLAAERTGVQQDRIWLSERAPFRKQG
- a CDS encoding glycerophosphodiester phosphodiesterase family protein gives rise to the protein MAAFRAAIAQGDGIECDVRLSRDGVAMVFHDAALSRMIGIEGLLSDHRAERLEHMRLADGGGIPRLETLLQACGQTVPLLIELKVTGRHVAPLCAAVARDLAKHPDALAAIMSFNPVAMRWFARHMPQTVRGLVVTEQDDAGWRGVARRGLALWAAKPDFIACDVRDLPSRFAARARARGLAVLTWTVRTKADHAAAARHADQIIFEVPRD
- a CDS encoding amino acid permease, producing the protein MIFGRIKPLDAILATAEKKSLVRTLGPIQLTLLGVGAIIGTGIFVLTAAAAQKAGPGMMWSFVIAGAVCAFAALCYSELASMVPVSGSAYTYTYAVVGELLAWMVGWALILEYAVAASAVSVGWSGYFMGLMKSMTGLELPHALSAGPAWSFNGFIPHADFSHGVINIPAIVVALAVTTLLVIGTTESARVNAVLVAVKVAALTAFIALTLPALDKGNFSPFTPNGWFGPQGTSGMGVVGAAASIFFAYVGFDAVSTAAEETKNPQRNVPIGLIGSLAICTVFYLLVAAGAIGAIGAQPVLGLDGSIVAPGSVGFAQACATAAHAGDLVCSNEALAHVLRSINWTVVGNALGLAANLALPSVILMMMFGQTRIFFVMARDGLLPEKLASIHPRFKTPHIVTMVTGVFVAIAAALLPVGQLADISNSGTLFAFFMVAIAVLVLRVRDPNRPRPFRTPAIWFFAPMAAFGCLFLFFNLPVDAQLVLPVWGGVGLLLYFLYGYRKSHVARGLVETHEQDADVPPMPVPPMPGAHTPGGRDA